From one Cucurbita pepo subsp. pepo cultivar mu-cu-16 chromosome LG17, ASM280686v2, whole genome shotgun sequence genomic stretch:
- the LOC111778821 gene encoding probable receptor-like protein kinase At4g39110 has product MEIKEKKRISSFSSSPFMSSSSLMAFLLVFLCFILYAPIAPAFALSPAGPGSGAASFIPKDNFLLDCGATRELGALPDGRVFKTDDQSLQFLDAKDEMVATAPPDTNAPSPVDLTARVFLQEAAYHFQMAEPGWHWLRLHFLPVKTNDFDLLEAKFSVVTEKYVLLHSFNINNESTFVLKEFLLNITEPKLSIKFLPMKNSAAFINAIEVVSAPEGMISDSNMELSPVGMVDGLSKYAFQTVFRLNMGGPAITPRNDTLGRTWERDEAYRKPLAAGKNVVVQTNSIKYQDGLEEIGKLIAPPSVYASAVQMGDVQSMEPNFNITWRFEADPSFGYLIRFHFCDIVSKVLNNLYFNVYVNGKAAITNLDLSHKLGVLATAYYQDVVVNSSFIVEGLTIQISPASVDTGDRNAILNGLEVMKISNSVNSLDGEFGVDGKSANGSNRGTVAAVGFAMMFGAFVGLGAMVMKWHKRPQDWQKRNSFSSWLLPVHAGDSSFMTSKTSYGSHKTNTGLGLGRFFTLAELQEATKNFDSNAIIGVGGFGNVYLGVIDEGTKVAVKRGNPQSEQGITEFQTEIQMLSKLRHRHLVSLIGYCDENSEMILVYEFMSNGPFRDHLYGKDLSPLSWKQRLEICIGSARGLHYLHTGSAQGIIHRDVKTTNILLDENFTAKVADFGLSKDAPMGQGHVSTAVKGSFGYLDPEYFRRQQLTEKSDVYSFGVVLLEALCARPAINPSLTREQVNLADWAMQNKRKGTLEKIMDPLLVGAISPESMKKFAEAAEKCLAEHGVDRPSMGDVLWNLEYALQLQESYSKGKAEEETKPEATAPVTPTSATPTAVDDSTDAPNSDNRPAAVKPEQNRQPAEVPNPIDDHSGSAMFAHFSNLNGR; this is encoded by the coding sequence ATGgagatcaaagaaaagaagagaatttCAAGCTTCTCCTCCTCTCCATTTATGTCATCATCTTCTTTGATGGCTTTCCTCCTGGTTTTCCTCTGCTTCATCCTTTACGCCCCGATCGCCCCCGCATTTGCCCTCAGCCCTGCCGGCCCTGGCTCCGGCGCCGCCTCCTTCATTCCTAAAGACAACTTTCTCCTTGACTGTGGTGCCACAAGGGAACTTGGTGCACTCCCTGATGGAAGAGTGTTCAAAACTGATGACCAATCCCTGCAGTTCCTAGATGCCAAGGATGAGATGGTAGCCACCGCCCCACCGGATACAAACGCGCCGTCCCCCGTCGATTTGACAGCCAGAGTCTTCCTCCAAGAAGCTGCTTACCATTTTCAGATGGCTGAGCCTGGATGGCATTGGCTGCGACTCCATTTCTTGCCTGTTAAAACCAATGACTTTGATCTCTTGGAGGCCAAATTTTCAGTTGTCACTGAAAAGTATGTGTTGCTTCACAGCTTCAACATCAACAATGAATCCACATTTGTTCTCAAGGAGTTTCTACTTAATATCACTGAACCAAAACTCTCAATCAAGTTCCTCCCAATGAAGAATTCAGCTGCTTTCATCAACGCCATCGAGGTCGTTTCTGCTCCGGAGGGCATGATCTCCGACTCCAACATGGAGCTGTCTCCGGTCGGGATGGTCGACGGCCTAAGCAAATATGCATTTCAGACAGTGTTTAGGCTGAACATGGGAGGTCCTGCAATCACTCCAAGAAATGACACTCTTGGGAGGACATGGGAGAGAGATGAAGCTTACAGGAAACCTTTAGCTGCTGGAAAGAATGTTGTTGTTCAGACCAACAGCATCAAATATCAAGACGGCCTGGAAGAAATTGGGAAGTTAATTGCGCCTCCAAGTGTCTATGCAAGTGCAGTTCAAATGGGAGATGTTCAATCCATGGAACCAAATTTCAATATCACATGGAGATTTGAGGCAGATCCCTCATTTGGGTATCTAATTCGCTTCCATTTCTGTGACATTGTCAGCAAAGTTCTAAACAATCTGTATTTCAATGTTTATGTAAATGGGAAGGCTGCCATAACCAACTTGGATTTGTCACACAAGCTAGGAGTTTTGGCAACTGCATACTACCAGGATGTTGTGGttaattcttctttcattgTAGAGGGATTGACAATTCAGATTAGTCCAGCAAGCGTCGATACGGGCGATAGGAATGCGATTCTAAATGGGTTAGAGGTAATGAAAATAAGCAATTCTGTTAATAGTCTGGATGGAGAGTTTGGAGTGGATGGTAAGTCTGCAAATGGGTCAAACCGTGGCACGGTTGCTGCTGTTGGGTTCGCAATGATGTTCGGGGCATTTGTCGGGCTCGGTGCGATGGTGATGAAATGGCACAAGAGACCTCAAGATTGGCAGAAGAGGAACAGTTTCTCTTCATGGTTGCTTCCTGTACATGCTGGTGATTCAAGCTTTATGACAAGCAAGACCTCATATGGTTCACACAAGACCAACACTGGTTTAGGCCTTGGCAGGTTCTTCACTTTGGCAGAGCTGCAAGAAGCCACCAAGAACTTCGATTCCAATGCAATAATTGGTGTTGGTGGGTTTGGAAATGTGTACCTTGGAGTGATTGATGAAGGCACCAAAGTTGCTGTAAAAAGAGGAAATCCACAATCAGAACAAGGCATAACAGAGTTCCAAACAGAAATTCAAATGCTTTCAAAGCTAAGACACAGGCATTTGGTTTCTTTGATTGGATACTGTGATGAAAACTCAGAAATGATCTTGGTATATGAGTTCATGTCAAATGGCCCATTCAGAGATCACTTGTATGGAAAGGACTTGTCTCCGTTGTCGTGGAAGCAAAGGCTCGAGATCTGTATCGGATCAGCTCGAGGTCTTCATTACCTGCACACAGGATCAGCACAGGGAATCATTCACCGTGATGTCAAAACAACCAATATTTTGCTCGACGAGAACTTCACTGCAAAAGTTGCGGATTTCGGGCTGTCGAAGGATGCGCCAATGGGGCAGGGGCATGTTAGTACTGCAGTGAAGGGGAGTTTTGGGTACTTGGATCCAGAGTACTTTAGGAGGCAACAGTTGACAGAGAAATCAGATGTTTATTCGTTTGGGGTTGTTCTACTTGAGGCTTTGTGTGCAAGGCCGGCAATCAACCCATCTTTGACAAGGGAACAAGTGAACTTGGCTGATTGGGCAATGCAGAATAAGAGAAAAGGGACATTGGAAAAGATCATGGATCCTCTTCTAGTTGGAGCCATAAGTCCTGAGTCTATGAAGAAGTTTGCAGAAGCAGCAGAGAAGTGTCTTGCAGAACATGGTGTTGATAGGCCAAGCATGGGGGATGTGCTGTGGAATTTGGAGTATGCATTACAACTTCAAGAGTCATACTCAAAAGGCAAGgcagaagaagaaaccaaacCCGAAGCTACCGCACCTGTCACCCCCACCTCCGCTACTCCTACCGCTGTCGACGATTCGACAGATGCACCAAACTCCGACAACCGCCCTGCTGCTGTGAAGCCAGAACAGAACAGGCAACCGGCAGAGGTCCCAAATCCCATTGATGATCACTCCGGCAGTGCAATGTTTGCTCATTTTTCTAATCTCAATGGTAGATGA